In Haliotis asinina isolate JCU_RB_2024 chromosome 15, JCU_Hal_asi_v2, whole genome shotgun sequence, one DNA window encodes the following:
- the LOC137265247 gene encoding uncharacterized protein, with amino-acid sequence MIKNKKPPKPYKKGKRKSKKSKRGKRKRKQGIKSTDAFKFVSSAKRSPFQRERWPEDSPTPRRQVQLIKEAKKLDKIVQDLRRRIEALPMKNRKVPTSVDPSVLGVELKLRLAAKSPVIIEKTGCNRKVQIERRRADQRLVPLYNINDQSDCRISCIMTLNRKGGTYRRVLKPI; translated from the exons atgataaaaaacaaaaagcCACCTAAACCGTATAAAAAGGGGAAACGTAAATCCAAAAAGTCCAAGAGAGGGAAACGGAAACGGAAACAAGGGATAAAAAGCACAGACGCCTTCAAGTTTGTCAGTTCCGCCAAGAGATCGCCCTTCCAGCGAGAAAGGTGGCCGGAAGACTCCCCCACCCCAAGGCGCCAGGTTCAGCTCATTAAGGAGGCGAAGAAACTCGACAAAATTGTGCAG GATTTAAGGAGAAGAATTGAAGCACTCCCCATGAAGAACCGCAAAGTTCCCACTTCGGTTGACCCCTCGGTGCTAGGGGTGGAGCTTAAGCTGAGACTGGCAGCCAAGTCACCAGTCATCATTGAGAAGACAGGCTGTAACCGAAAGGTTCAGATAGAGAGAAGGCGAGCTGATCAGCGATTAGTCCCACTGTACAATATCaatgaccaatcagattgtcGTATATCCTGTATCATGACACTGAACAGAAAAGGTGGCACCTACCGCCGAGTATTAAAGCCGATCTGA